Proteins from a genomic interval of Leishmania infantum JPCM5 genome chromosome 11:
- a CDS encoding putative SEC61-like (pretranslocation process) protein, with protein sequence MTKQANWLMSLKPMLAVLPEIEKPRRMPGIKERIMWTAVALFVFLICCQVPVYGARPGNASDPFYWMRIVLASNKGTLMELGISPIVSASLILELLAGVRILTYDPNNREERAVFEGFQKMMGLVITAVEAVAYVSSGMYGDPSRIGVVMCGLIVLQLMVATMICILLDELLQKGWGIGSGTSLFIATNVCDTIIWKAFSPSTINTGRGAEFEGAIIAFFHLLVSRTDKVRALREAFYRPQLPNLTNIFSTAVVFVVVVFFQGFRVPLMTKSKFNGNDRQPYMIKLFYTSNMPIILQTSVVSNISFFSQILSRRFGNRNFLINLLGRWEERGYNGGGNGQLFPVGGLAYYLVPPATFYDLLADPIHAIFYVVFVLTSCAVFSRLWITISHTAPRDVAKQLASQGRWLVQARESEDDMTRLLEKYIPVAASFGGLCVGALTIFADFLGAIGSGTGILLSVTMINQYYEILQQEGQDLGYGFLKQKVA encoded by the coding sequence ATGACGAAGCAGGCGAATTGGTTAATGTCGCTGAAGCCGATGCTGGCGGTGTTGCCGGAGATCGAGAAGCCCCGCCGCATGCCTGGCATCAAGGAGCGCATCATGTGGACAGCTGTGGCGCTCTTTGTCTTCCTCATTTGCTGCCAAGTCCCCGTGTACGGCGCCCGTCCTGGCAACGCCAGCGACCCGTTCTACTGGATGCGTATTGTGCTGGCGAGTAACAAGGGCACGCTGATGGAGCTCGGCATCTCGCCTATCGTGTCCGCCTCTCTCATCCTGGAACTTTTAGCTGGCGTGCGCATCCTCACCTACGACCCGAACAACCGTGAGGAGCGGGCGGTATTCGAGGGCTTCCAGAAGATGATGGGCCTGGTGATcacggcggtggaggcggtggcgtaCGTGTCCTCCGGCATGTACGGTGATCCGTCCCGTATTGGTGTGGTCATGTGCGGCTTGATTGTTCTCCAGCTCATGGTGGCAACCATGATTTGCATTCTTCTAGACGAGCTCCTGCAGAAAGGATGGGGCAttggcagcggcacctcccTCTTCATCGCCACAAACGTGTGCGATACCATCATTTGGAAAGCATTCTCTCCATCCACCATCAACactggccgcggcgccgagtTTGAGGGTGCCATCATCGCCTTCTTCCACCTGCTCGTCTCGCGCACCGACAaggtgcgtgcgctgcgtgaggcATTTTAccggccgcagctgccgaaCCTGACGAACATCTTCTCCACCGCCGTggtcttcgtcgtcgtcgtcttcttcCAGGGCTTCCGTGTGCCACTCATGACAAAAAGTAAGTTCAACGGAAACGACCGCCAGCCTTACATGATCAAGCTCTTCTACACGAGCAACATGCCGATCATTCTGCAGACAAGCGTTGTGTCGAACATCAGCTTCTTTTCTCAGATCCTGTCGCGCCGCTTCGGCAACCGAAACTTCCTGATCAACCTGCTTGGCCGGTGGGAGGAGCGCGGATACaatggcggcggcaacggtcAGCTGTTTCCTGTCGGCGGCCTTGCATACTACCTCGTGCCCCCGGCGACCTTCTACGACCTGCTAGCCGACCCCATTCACGCCATATTCTACGTGGTCTTTGTGCTGACCTCGTGCGCCGTTTTCTCCCGGCTGTGGATCACCATCTCGCACACGGCGCCGCGGGATGTGGCGAAGCAGCTGGCCTCACAGGGCCGCTGGCTCGTGCAGGCCCGCGAGAGCGAGGATGATATGACCCGGCTCTTGGAGAAGTACATCCCTGTCGCGGCCAGCTTCGGGGGCctctgcgtcggcgcgctgACGATCTTCGCGGACTTTCTTGGCGCCATTGGTAGCGGCACCGGTATCCTGCTCTCCGTCACCATGATCAACCAGTACTACGAGATTCTTCAGCAGGAGGGCCAGGACCTCGGCTACGGCTTCCTGAAGCAGAAAGTTGCGTAG